In the genome of Anabrus simplex isolate iqAnaSimp1 chromosome 6, ASM4041472v1, whole genome shotgun sequence, one region contains:
- the LOC136876021 gene encoding gastrula zinc finger protein XlCGF57.1 isoform X1 has product MQKAHNLSYCQWHILKQSRQSILQEVQEHDESAVTVKTEPSLEEITLCMPKFEDDFTTPDALEENLNEQLLGVHKEEIITDLPDVHQETGSSVCDELVETQHEQGRSNQCRICLKHFVKEWKLKRHILIHQRVERESYECVVCLKQFNLEKYLKRHVKMFHTEPNKKSFKCALCGKEFLAKYNLQVHLQMHTGRKDFTCHKCEKTFRLKSSLKVHMLSHDNKGYACTICRKRVFTQQSLEKHLLLHKNEPFTCDICQAQYTEKRKLERHIIAHSNSDGFLCSICGRKYKYEYQLGRHTKLHTPDKSYKCYFCKEVFTDENSQKSHVELHEADPARKDSSIKCHVCGLLLKAKRYLIPHLTVHSKDFPFDCSVCCKKFKRSAELHVHSKIHSKRKFFKCPQCFKTLLHQRSVRRHLRGDCS; this is encoded by the exons ATGCAGAAagcacataacctgtcttattgccaatggcacattctcaagcaatccaggcagagtattctgcaggaagtccag GAACATGATGAAAGTGCAGTAACTGTGAAGACTGAACCAAGTCTAGAAGAGATTACTTTGTGTATGCCGAAGTTTGAAGATGATTTCACTACACCGGATGCACTTGAGGAAAATTTGAACGAACAA CTGCTGGGTGTCCACAAGGAGGAAATAATCACTGACCTGCCTGACGTTCATCAAGAGACTGGAAGTAG TGTTTGTGATGAGTTAGTTGAGACCCAACATGAACAAGGAAGATCCAACCAATGCAGGATTTGCTTGAAACATTTCGTTAAAGAATGGAAGTTGAAACGACATATTTTGATTCATCAACGAGTTGAAAGAGAATCTTATGAATGTGTGGTTTGTCTCAAGCAGTTCAACCTTGAGAAGTACTTGAAGCGCCATGTCAAGATGTTTCACACAGAACCAAACAAGAAGAGTTTTAAATGTGCCCTATGCGGCAAGGAATTTCTTGCGAAATATAACCTCCAGGTTCATTTGCAAATGCATACAGGGAGGAAGGACTTTACCTGCCACAAGTGCGAAAAGACTTTTAGATTGAAAAGTTCGCTTAAAGTTCATATGCTATCGCACGACAATAAAGGCTATGCCTGTACAATCTGTCGGAAGAGAGTGTTCACTCAACAATCGTTGGAGAAACATTTATTGTTACATAAGAACGAACCTTTCACCTGCGACATTTGCCAAGCTCAGTACACTGAAAAAAGGAAGTTGGAAAGACATATTATCGCTCACTCAAATTCTGACGGTTTTCTGTGCAGTATTTGTGGGAGGAAGTACAAGTACGAGTATCAGTTAGGGCGTCATACGAAGTTGCATACACCCGATAAGAGTTACAAGTGTTACTTCTGTAAGGAGGTTTTTACAGATGAGAATTCTCAAAAATCTCACGTAGAGCTTCATGAAGCAGACCCCGCAAGAAAAGATTCTAGCATCAAGTGCCATGTATGTGGTTTACTGCTGAAAGCTAAGCGTTACCTGATTCCTCACTTGACTGTACACTCAAAAGACTTCCCTTTTGATTGCTCTGTGTGTTGCAAGAAGTTTAAACGTTCTGCAGAGTTGCATGTCCATTCTAAAATTCATTCcaaaaggaaattcttcaaatgTCCTCAATGTTTTAAAACTTTACTCCACCAACGATCAGTAAGGAGACATTTGAGAGGCGATTGCAGTTAG
- the LOC136876021 gene encoding gastrula zinc finger protein XlCGF57.1 isoform X2, producing MSQGPYVSRMEPSVPVKVEMVWIEDEHDESAVTVKTEPSLEEITLCMPKFEDDFTTPDALEENLNEQLLGVHKEEIITDLPDVHQETGSSVCDELVETQHEQGRSNQCRICLKHFVKEWKLKRHILIHQRVERESYECVVCLKQFNLEKYLKRHVKMFHTEPNKKSFKCALCGKEFLAKYNLQVHLQMHTGRKDFTCHKCEKTFRLKSSLKVHMLSHDNKGYACTICRKRVFTQQSLEKHLLLHKNEPFTCDICQAQYTEKRKLERHIIAHSNSDGFLCSICGRKYKYEYQLGRHTKLHTPDKSYKCYFCKEVFTDENSQKSHVELHEADPARKDSSIKCHVCGLLLKAKRYLIPHLTVHSKDFPFDCSVCCKKFKRSAELHVHSKIHSKRKFFKCPQCFKTLLHQRSVRRHLRGDCS from the exons GAACATGATGAAAGTGCAGTAACTGTGAAGACTGAACCAAGTCTAGAAGAGATTACTTTGTGTATGCCGAAGTTTGAAGATGATTTCACTACACCGGATGCACTTGAGGAAAATTTGAACGAACAA CTGCTGGGTGTCCACAAGGAGGAAATAATCACTGACCTGCCTGACGTTCATCAAGAGACTGGAAGTAG TGTTTGTGATGAGTTAGTTGAGACCCAACATGAACAAGGAAGATCCAACCAATGCAGGATTTGCTTGAAACATTTCGTTAAAGAATGGAAGTTGAAACGACATATTTTGATTCATCAACGAGTTGAAAGAGAATCTTATGAATGTGTGGTTTGTCTCAAGCAGTTCAACCTTGAGAAGTACTTGAAGCGCCATGTCAAGATGTTTCACACAGAACCAAACAAGAAGAGTTTTAAATGTGCCCTATGCGGCAAGGAATTTCTTGCGAAATATAACCTCCAGGTTCATTTGCAAATGCATACAGGGAGGAAGGACTTTACCTGCCACAAGTGCGAAAAGACTTTTAGATTGAAAAGTTCGCTTAAAGTTCATATGCTATCGCACGACAATAAAGGCTATGCCTGTACAATCTGTCGGAAGAGAGTGTTCACTCAACAATCGTTGGAGAAACATTTATTGTTACATAAGAACGAACCTTTCACCTGCGACATTTGCCAAGCTCAGTACACTGAAAAAAGGAAGTTGGAAAGACATATTATCGCTCACTCAAATTCTGACGGTTTTCTGTGCAGTATTTGTGGGAGGAAGTACAAGTACGAGTATCAGTTAGGGCGTCATACGAAGTTGCATACACCCGATAAGAGTTACAAGTGTTACTTCTGTAAGGAGGTTTTTACAGATGAGAATTCTCAAAAATCTCACGTAGAGCTTCATGAAGCAGACCCCGCAAGAAAAGATTCTAGCATCAAGTGCCATGTATGTGGTTTACTGCTGAAAGCTAAGCGTTACCTGATTCCTCACTTGACTGTACACTCAAAAGACTTCCCTTTTGATTGCTCTGTGTGTTGCAAGAAGTTTAAACGTTCTGCAGAGTTGCATGTCCATTCTAAAATTCATTCcaaaaggaaattcttcaaatgTCCTCAATGTTTTAAAACTTTACTCCACCAACGATCAGTAAGGAGACATTTGAGAGGCGATTGCAGTTAG